In a genomic window of Nodosilinea sp. E11:
- a CDS encoding 2Fe-2S iron-sulfur cluster-binding protein, giving the protein MAKTVRLEPIAQETSVETNGNLLSVLLNKDLDVLKECGGRGMCATCHIYVQSGMEALTPVNRREQRTLEVITSCKPNSRLACQARVVSNGVVVELPPGMYVNSLQDIEALIGRRADQDLLHPITGEVLVEQGKLITRSTMAQLESTASFKVGEFFSQSKDL; this is encoded by the coding sequence ATGGCCAAAACTGTTCGCCTTGAGCCCATTGCCCAAGAAACCTCTGTTGAAACCAACGGCAATCTGCTGTCGGTATTGCTGAACAAAGATTTAGACGTGCTCAAGGAGTGCGGCGGACGGGGCATGTGCGCCACCTGTCATATCTATGTACAGTCGGGCATGGAGGCTCTGACCCCAGTCAACCGGCGTGAGCAACGCACCCTAGAGGTGATTACCTCTTGTAAACCCAACTCGCGGTTGGCCTGTCAGGCTCGGGTGGTGAGCAATGGGGTTGTAGTTGAACTACCGCCAGGGATGTACGTTAACTCGCTGCAAGACATTGAGGCGCTCATTGGTCGCCGCGCTGATCAGGATCTACTGCACCCGATTACCGGGGAGGTACTAGTAGAACAGGGTAAGCTGATTACGCGCTCGACAATGGCTCAACTAGAAAGTACGGCCAGCTTTAAAGTGGGCGAATTCTTCAGCCAGAGCAAAGATCTCTAA
- a CDS encoding Tic22 family protein, producing MRQFFSSVLRPLPLMTALISGSLLGGGLVMPLPAEALGEEAIVDKLEQVPVFIILNSDGQPLTAAAEVNNQELKVPVVFIDGEAAEEFLNRARQEDPSAEVALVDLGTLYQETVLNDEAQVPLLYLPIGGELEAALQLESDFQGVPLFIARQGADGPYLTINQNGEASLPMFFSRNDLQTLLNRYRETNAEAANEIVVQVLSLEWLLTAMANSTDPALDAQLNQVRLFPSTEVLNYIRSQQPGN from the coding sequence ATGCGACAGTTCTTTTCTTCTGTTTTGCGGCCCCTGCCCTTGATGACAGCCCTGATCAGCGGCAGTTTGCTAGGGGGTGGTTTGGTGATGCCCCTGCCCGCTGAGGCCTTGGGCGAAGAGGCGATCGTCGATAAGCTCGAGCAAGTACCCGTTTTTATCATTTTGAACTCCGACGGCCAGCCCCTTACCGCCGCTGCCGAGGTGAATAACCAGGAACTTAAAGTGCCTGTTGTCTTTATTGATGGAGAAGCGGCTGAAGAATTCTTAAACCGCGCACGGCAAGAAGATCCGAGTGCTGAGGTGGCTCTAGTAGACCTGGGCACCCTCTACCAAGAAACGGTGCTCAATGACGAGGCTCAGGTGCCGCTGCTCTATCTCCCCATTGGTGGCGAGCTAGAGGCTGCTCTACAGCTTGAGTCTGATTTTCAGGGTGTGCCGTTGTTCATCGCTCGTCAGGGTGCTGATGGTCCTTACCTGACCATTAACCAAAATGGTGAAGCCTCGCTGCCCATGTTCTTTTCGCGTAACGATTTGCAGACCCTGCTAAATCGCTATCGAGAGACCAATGCAGAAGCCGCCAATGAGATTGTGGTGCAGGTGCTTTCTCTAGAGTGGTTGCTGACGGCTATGGCTAATAGCACTGACCCGGCTCTCGATGCTCAGCTCAATCAGGTACGACTGTTTCCATCAACTGAGGTGTTGAACTATATCCGATCGCAGCAGCCTGGCAATTAG
- a CDS encoding alpha/beta hydrolase: protein MATTTVFGVPHFYNLTGEDQGLTAALPPLVFIHGWLLSHKYWQPIIDRLSANQPCLAYDLRGFGESRYGLERYSPGIPAAAQAWGASASPYGLGAYARDLAALLDQLNLGPVWLVGHSLGGSVALWMAHCYPNLVQGVVCLNSGGGIYIEREFQQFRQAGKYIVGWRRPWLRHTLLPLLLTRMMVYRPLDYCWGRDRCLDLLDADGEAALGTLLESTTEAEVHLLPRLVASLDQPVYFIAGRQDQVMNLRYVNHLAGYLKASRQGQHTVIEVEHCGHLAMVEQPEVVAKILRELATRQQPASTIN from the coding sequence ATGGCCACGACTACAGTCTTTGGCGTACCCCACTTTTACAACCTGACTGGTGAAGATCAGGGCCTAACTGCGGCCTTGCCTCCCCTGGTTTTTATCCATGGCTGGCTGCTGAGCCACAAGTATTGGCAGCCGATCATTGATCGGCTGAGTGCTAACCAGCCGTGCTTAGCCTACGACTTACGAGGGTTTGGTGAGTCGCGCTATGGTCTCGAGCGCTACAGCCCAGGGATTCCTGCGGCGGCCCAAGCCTGGGGGGCATCGGCCTCTCCCTACGGCCTGGGGGCCTATGCCCGCGATCTGGCAGCGCTACTCGATCAGCTTAACCTGGGCCCAGTGTGGCTGGTGGGGCATTCCTTGGGGGGCAGTGTAGCCCTATGGATGGCCCACTGCTATCCAAATCTAGTGCAGGGGGTGGTGTGCCTCAATTCAGGCGGCGGTATTTACATCGAGCGAGAGTTTCAGCAGTTTCGTCAGGCAGGGAAGTATATCGTTGGCTGGCGGCGGCCCTGGTTGCGCCATACGCTGCTGCCGCTGCTGCTGACCCGGATGATGGTGTATCGGCCTCTGGACTATTGCTGGGGGCGCGATCGCTGCCTCGATCTGCTCGATGCTGATGGCGAAGCTGCCCTCGGCACCCTACTAGAATCCACGACAGAAGCCGAAGTGCACTTACTGCCGCGCCTGGTTGCCTCCCTTGACCAGCCGGTGTACTTTATCGCCGGTCGTCAAGATCAGGTGATGAACCTGCGCTACGTCAATCACCTGGCGGGCTACCTCAAAGCATCCCGTCAGGGGCAGCACACCGTCATTGAAGTAGAGCACTGTGGTCACCTAGCTATGGTTGAGCAGCCAGAGGTGGTGGCCAAGATCTTAAGAGAGTTAGCGACCCGACAACAGCCGGCCTCAACCATCAACTAG
- a CDS encoding protein kinase domain-containing protein produces MAETGQGEWLLGGRYRVLRQLSRGSFGDTYLAEDTHRFQELCVLKEFNPQVPGKLALDKAQTLFEREAGILYQINHPQVPRFRQLLRDETRLFLVQDYVEGPTYRELLSRRRAHGESFSEAEVVQFLMQMLPLLQYLHSIGIVHRDISPANLIQRNADGRPMLIDFGGVKQLAVNVRHQLGVAQPYQAADGTVTRLGTVGYIPEEQLESGQVTPATDLYALGMTALVLLTGKDPEDLYDNRRDRWLWTEQIDLSATLTQVLTRMVSHDPGDRYPSAGQALAALNLAHPDPLSKAWAQPMPVRMQPAIPPPRPVPTVAVAPPAPYLPSMPPPMAYDPTATVAPPPRAVPVKKSSAGCWPALVGLLVVVGVAGGLWWWLDPIGQVAGDGSEAVSPDASNATNPNLSEAERERKQALRDRATALSVDWSYLTRLNDQLFYEQNPDRQGTQLTDQPQDEALRAEWDAIAASNLDLLEANLSTEARSRLGRYNPTDSDRWQRQVNALYVSTKALSDLADARFGQLFPGRAANNGFVETPIDQIWFALAQDQVNAMESGDNLTEITFEPGSFSQQRQGNLNPGHGQIYILNLSAEQLLRLNLQAPPGSTRLSIYVPVPTDELPHILADAEQNTWAGELPQSGYYEVVVVSQGSTPIPYSLTVAVDNVINDIINRPDPPAKEN; encoded by the coding sequence ATGGCTGAAACAGGACAGGGAGAATGGTTGCTCGGGGGGCGCTACCGGGTGCTGCGGCAGCTGAGCCGGGGCAGCTTTGGCGACACGTACCTGGCCGAAGACACCCATCGGTTTCAAGAGCTGTGCGTACTCAAAGAATTTAACCCCCAGGTGCCCGGCAAGCTAGCCCTCGACAAAGCCCAAACTCTGTTTGAGCGCGAGGCCGGCATTTTGTACCAAATTAACCATCCTCAGGTGCCCCGGTTTCGCCAACTGCTGCGCGATGAAACGCGCCTGTTTTTAGTGCAAGACTATGTCGAAGGCCCCACCTACCGGGAGCTACTAAGCCGCCGCCGCGCCCACGGGGAGAGCTTTAGTGAAGCCGAGGTGGTCCAGTTTTTGATGCAAATGTTGCCGCTGCTGCAATACCTGCACAGCATTGGCATTGTGCACCGCGATATTTCTCCCGCCAACCTAATTCAGCGCAACGCCGATGGCCGCCCCATGCTGATCGACTTTGGCGGAGTCAAACAGTTGGCGGTGAATGTGCGCCATCAGCTGGGGGTGGCTCAGCCCTATCAGGCCGCCGATGGCACGGTTACTCGTCTAGGGACCGTGGGCTATATCCCCGAAGAGCAACTTGAGTCAGGTCAGGTCACCCCCGCCACCGATCTCTACGCCCTGGGCATGACGGCCCTGGTCTTGCTGACCGGCAAAGACCCTGAGGATCTATACGACAATCGCCGCGATCGCTGGCTTTGGACTGAGCAGATCGATCTATCGGCTACGCTCACCCAGGTGCTGACGCGCATGGTATCCCACGATCCGGGCGATCGCTACCCGTCTGCTGGGCAGGCCTTGGCGGCGCTCAATCTGGCCCACCCCGACCCCCTCTCAAAAGCCTGGGCTCAACCGATGCCGGTGCGCATGCAGCCCGCCATCCCGCCACCGCGGCCAGTGCCGACGGTAGCAGTCGCTCCCCCGGCACCCTATCTACCATCAATGCCGCCACCCATGGCCTACGACCCAACGGCAACGGTGGCCCCGCCACCGCGAGCGGTGCCCGTGAAAAAGTCGTCAGCGGGGTGCTGGCCGGCCCTGGTAGGGTTGCTAGTGGTAGTGGGAGTGGCCGGAGGGCTGTGGTGGTGGCTCGACCCCATTGGCCAGGTTGCTGGTGATGGTAGCGAGGCGGTATCGCCGGATGCCAGCAATGCAACGAACCCTAACCTCAGTGAAGCTGAGCGCGAGCGCAAACAGGCTCTACGCGATCGCGCAACCGCACTCAGCGTTGACTGGAGCTATCTCACCCGCCTCAATGACCAGCTCTTCTACGAGCAGAACCCAGACCGCCAGGGCACCCAGCTCACCGACCAGCCCCAAGATGAAGCCCTGCGGGCTGAGTGGGATGCGATCGCCGCCAGCAATCTAGATTTGCTAGAGGCCAACCTCAGCACCGAGGCCCGCAGTCGGCTGGGGCGCTATAACCCCACCGATAGCGATCGCTGGCAGCGCCAGGTCAATGCCCTTTACGTCAGCACCAAAGCCCTCTCCGATCTAGCCGACGCCCGCTTTGGCCAGCTGTTTCCGGGGCGAGCAGCAAACAACGGCTTTGTCGAAACCCCGATCGATCAAATCTGGTTCGCCCTGGCCCAAGACCAGGTCAACGCCATGGAAAGTGGCGACAACTTGACCGAAATCACCTTTGAGCCAGGGTCCTTTAGCCAACAGCGCCAGGGCAACCTCAACCCCGGCCACGGTCAGATCTATATTCTCAACCTCAGCGCCGAGCAGCTGCTGCGGCTCAACCTCCAAGCGCCGCCCGGCAGCACCCGGCTGTCGATCTACGTGCCCGTGCCCACCGACGAACTACCCCACATTTTGGCCGATGCTGAGCAAAACACCTGGGCCGGCGAGCTACCCCAGTCGGGCTACTACGAAGTGGTGGTGGTCTCCCAGGGCAGCACGCCGATTCCCTACAGTCTTACGGTGGCCGTCGATAACGTTATTAACGACATTATCAACCGCCCCGACCCACCCGCCAAAGAGAACTAG
- a CDS encoding LysR family transcriptional regulator, with the protein MSDLPFTLDQLRILKAIAAEGSFKRAADSLYVSQPAVSLQVQNLERQLDVPLFDRGGRRAQLTEAGHLLLSYGDRILSLCQETCRAIEDLQNLQGGTLIIGASQTTGTYLLPRMIGLFRQKYADVAVQLHVHSTRRTAWSVANGQVDLAIIGGELPPELQDSLERVPYAEDELALIMPMYHPLASQGVIQREDLYKLHFIALDSQSTIRKVIDQVLTRCGIETRRLKIEMELNSIEAIKTAVQSGLGVAFVSNSAIEKELQMGVLHRAKIDAVVVNRTLSVIFNPNRYRSKAAAAFTTEILPQFTNLPLNFKPVGSEKNGSEKNGAKPAAPPPEPLNLSP; encoded by the coding sequence ATGTCTGACCTTCCTTTTACCCTCGATCAACTGCGTATTCTCAAGGCCATTGCGGCAGAGGGCAGTTTTAAGCGAGCGGCAGACAGCCTGTATGTCTCTCAACCGGCTGTCAGCTTGCAGGTGCAAAACCTGGAGCGCCAGCTAGATGTGCCACTGTTTGACCGGGGTGGGCGGCGGGCACAGCTCACCGAAGCAGGGCACCTGCTGTTGAGTTATGGCGATCGCATCCTCAGTCTTTGCCAAGAAACCTGCCGCGCCATTGAAGACCTCCAGAATTTACAGGGGGGCACTCTTATCATAGGGGCCAGCCAGACCACAGGCACCTACTTGCTCCCCCGGATGATTGGTCTATTTCGGCAAAAGTATGCCGATGTGGCTGTGCAACTGCATGTGCACTCCACCCGCCGCACTGCTTGGAGTGTGGCCAATGGACAAGTTGACTTAGCAATTATTGGGGGCGAACTTCCTCCCGAACTACAGGACTCTTTGGAAAGAGTGCCCTACGCTGAGGATGAACTTGCACTAATTATGCCAATGTATCATCCCTTAGCTAGCCAGGGAGTGATACAGCGCGAAGACCTCTACAAACTGCACTTCATCGCGCTCGATTCACAATCCACCATTCGCAAGGTGATTGATCAGGTATTGACCCGCTGTGGCATCGAAACCCGCCGTCTTAAAATTGAGATGGAGCTAAATTCTATCGAAGCCATTAAAACCGCTGTACAGTCTGGCCTAGGGGTAGCTTTCGTATCGAACTCGGCGATTGAAAAAGAGCTGCAAATGGGCGTGTTACACCGGGCTAAGATTGACGCTGTCGTCGTCAACCGCACCCTATCGGTCATTTTCAATCCCAATCGCTACCGCTCTAAGGCTGCCGCAGCCTTTACTACCGAGATTTTGCCTCAGTTTACTAACCTGCCCCTCAACTTCAAACCAGTGGGTTCTGAGAAAAATGGGTCTGAAAAGAACGGTGCCAAGCCTGCTGCCCCTCCACCAGAACCCCTTAATCTCAGCCCTTAG
- a CDS encoding GNAT family N-acetyltransferase, translating to MGFWKSLFVGSDGASSEEVTSGSTVLEALPEHGEGSTIVFSTDRDLDLYELEELCNAVGWARRPIRKVKKAIQHSYLVITMWEQRGTRRRLVGFSRATSDHAFNATIWDVVVHPDFQGRGLGKELMRQLIKKLRSEDISNVTLFADPQVVEFYKGLGFMPDPEGIKGMFWYPD from the coding sequence ATGGGTTTTTGGAAAAGTCTTTTTGTCGGATCTGATGGCGCTTCGTCTGAAGAAGTCACGTCGGGAAGCACCGTCCTAGAGGCTCTACCGGAGCATGGGGAGGGGTCGACGATTGTGTTTAGTACCGATCGCGACCTCGACCTCTATGAGCTAGAAGAGCTGTGTAACGCTGTAGGCTGGGCCAGGCGACCGATTCGCAAGGTCAAAAAAGCCATTCAGCACAGCTACCTAGTAATTACCATGTGGGAGCAGCGCGGTACCCGACGCCGCCTGGTAGGGTTTTCTCGGGCCACCTCTGACCACGCCTTTAATGCCACCATTTGGGATGTGGTAGTGCATCCCGACTTTCAGGGGCGCGGGTTGGGCAAAGAACTGATGCGTCAGCTCATCAAAAAGCTGCGCAGCGAAGACATCAGCAATGTCACTCTATTCGCCGATCCCCAGGTGGTTGAGTTTTACAAAGGGTTAGGCTTCATGCCCGATCCGGAGGGAATTAAGGGAATGTTTTGGTACCCCGATTAG
- the hrcA gene encoding heat-inducible transcriptional repressor HrcA: MDSALPLSVRHEQVLQATIRHYIATAEPVGSRALAQEYDLKVSPATVRNTMGLLEKYGLLYQPHTSAGRVPSDSGYRLYVDRLMSPSTRVGRRVDAALSEELNWMGRSLESLLKEATQILAQISGYLALVTVPQASAVLIRHIQLVAVEGGQVLLVVVLDSLATQSVVVQLPAILGSAATPSEPGRRELEILSNFLSHHLRGRPLADVTTLNWGDLDAEFEHYGAMLCQALGDLALRSQAPATPQLVVSGLSEVLRQPEFSDAQRIQAVVRLLEEDQSQLWPLFFAASPLATQVIQDVDVKVWIGAENPLEPMQGCALVVSNYTRHDTSVGSVGVLGPTRMVYENAVAVVKAAADYLSTALSQ, encoded by the coding sequence ATGGACTCTGCCCTTCCCCTCAGTGTTCGCCATGAGCAGGTGCTACAGGCAACCATTCGTCACTACATTGCTACAGCAGAACCTGTGGGGTCACGGGCGCTCGCCCAAGAGTACGACCTGAAAGTGAGCCCGGCTACGGTGCGCAACACCATGGGACTGCTGGAGAAGTATGGGCTGCTCTATCAACCCCACACCTCGGCGGGGCGGGTTCCATCCGACTCGGGGTACCGACTCTACGTAGATCGACTCATGTCGCCCTCGACCCGAGTTGGACGCCGAGTTGACGCAGCTCTGTCTGAAGAACTGAATTGGATGGGGCGCAGCCTTGAGTCGTTGCTCAAGGAGGCTACTCAGATACTGGCCCAGATTAGCGGTTACCTGGCCCTAGTGACAGTTCCCCAAGCTAGCGCGGTGCTGATTCGCCATATTCAGCTAGTTGCTGTGGAGGGGGGGCAGGTGCTGTTGGTGGTGGTGCTCGACTCTTTGGCCACCCAGTCGGTGGTGGTACAGCTACCCGCAATCCTGGGTTCAGCTGCGACTCCTTCAGAACCAGGGCGGCGAGAGTTAGAAATTTTGTCCAACTTTTTGAGCCACCATCTGCGAGGCCGCCCCCTGGCCGATGTGACCACCCTAAATTGGGGTGACCTAGACGCTGAGTTTGAGCACTATGGGGCAATGCTGTGCCAAGCATTGGGCGATTTGGCGCTGCGATCGCAGGCTCCAGCCACCCCTCAACTGGTGGTCAGTGGCCTGTCGGAGGTGCTGCGCCAGCCCGAGTTCTCCGATGCCCAAAGGATTCAAGCAGTGGTGCGCCTTCTAGAGGAAGATCAGTCGCAGCTGTGGCCGTTGTTCTTTGCGGCGTCGCCCCTGGCTACCCAGGTGATTCAAGACGTCGATGTCAAAGTGTGGATTGGCGCTGAAAACCCTCTAGAGCCGATGCAAGGCTGTGCCTTAGTGGTGTCTAACTACACCCGTCACGATACCTCAGTGGGCAGTGTGGGTGTGCTCGGACCAACTCGCATGGTCTATGAAAATGCCGTGGCTGTGGTCAAGGCAGCGGCCGACTATCTATCCACCGCCCTCAGCCAATAG
- a CDS encoding phosphoketolase gives MTVASTQSIPAFCEGIQHFGELLPEFAAYGQAAAIAPEQTAISSPSDPVAVYQTLLAADALRYLTLQVTASKESGHPGGFASIADAIASLVMLGHKNIVTEVGHHAPGFYSNVFMDGSLEAMGIATVQELCDRFRETHGLLGHLSGQMPGLLSPAGPLGQGQHFAMAGAKLHPGVLFPVTIGDGGLGEPYIMSSFGHFTTAYPTVTNFLPILVWNGYSQEHHSMVSTKSNQSMIDYWRGNGFQEVVLVDAKDFDDANQPGDYVDSTAFSFPQRFAFTQAVLEATDKAAKLALGGTLTVLIVKQLKGAGVHKRGAQSHNLYPGDSLTRDYIVSALTTRALHPEAWALVRANYERAGGGPAAKVAVTESELPLADLGTLPLNEFPVGGDKQVATTAMGVLVGYVGQKDPAFIVTNADGNAASGINNINQALKIIHPTADATYFQQPQGQVYEPLSEDACAGLAAAQALFGARTLWCSYESFAINGLPIWQTVTQAMAELRRATPSTVCLFTAGALEQGRNGWTHQRPEIENYFAGMLRNGNVYALFPTDANSIQACYDWALTTRNKGVTITASKSPLPVRTTVEQTRRAIADGAVELATIQGNQTVVFAVIGDMTLMPVFEAAEQLANAGIGSRIVSVVNPRQLYRPTDVAWDLCSEPDGSFLDDAGFERLFSGDALIGVTGGSSAMLEPIMLRSTAPRDTFAWKRGETTASAGQIMALNGLTADNFVARATALLG, from the coding sequence ATGACGGTGGCCAGCACGCAATCGATTCCAGCATTTTGTGAAGGCATTCAGCATTTTGGCGAACTGCTGCCCGAGTTTGCTGCCTATGGTCAGGCGGCGGCGATCGCCCCCGAGCAAACCGCCATTTCATCTCCCAGTGACCCGGTTGCCGTCTATCAAACCCTGCTGGCCGCCGACGCCCTGCGCTACCTCACCTTGCAGGTGACCGCCAGCAAAGAATCGGGCCACCCCGGCGGCTTTGCCAGCATCGCCGATGCGATCGCCTCCTTGGTCATGCTGGGCCACAAAAATATCGTCACCGAAGTCGGCCACCACGCCCCCGGCTTCTACAGCAACGTATTCATGGACGGTTCCCTGGAGGCGATGGGGATCGCCACGGTGCAGGAACTGTGCGATCGCTTCCGCGAAACCCACGGCCTGCTGGGCCACCTGTCGGGCCAGATGCCGGGGCTGCTGTCCCCCGCTGGGCCCCTAGGTCAGGGCCAGCACTTTGCCATGGCCGGGGCCAAGCTGCACCCCGGCGTGCTGTTCCCCGTCACCATCGGCGACGGCGGCCTGGGCGAACCCTACATCATGAGCAGCTTCGGCCACTTCACCACCGCCTACCCCACCGTCACCAACTTCCTGCCCATCCTGGTGTGGAACGGCTATAGCCAGGAGCACCACAGCATGGTCTCCACCAAGAGCAACCAGTCGATGATCGACTACTGGCGCGGCAACGGCTTCCAAGAAGTGGTGCTGGTGGATGCCAAGGACTTTGATGATGCCAACCAGCCCGGCGACTACGTCGATAGCACTGCGTTCTCGTTCCCCCAGCGCTTCGCCTTTACCCAGGCGGTGCTAGAGGCCACCGACAAGGCCGCCAAGCTGGCCCTGGGCGGCACCCTAACAGTGCTGATCGTCAAACAGCTCAAGGGGGCGGGGGTTCACAAGCGCGGTGCCCAGTCCCACAACCTCTATCCGGGCGACTCCCTGACCCGCGACTACATTGTCAGCGCCCTGACCACCCGCGCCCTGCACCCCGAGGCCTGGGCCTTGGTGCGCGCCAACTACGAGCGGGCCGGGGGTGGCCCCGCCGCCAAGGTGGCCGTCACCGAGAGCGAGCTGCCCCTGGCAGACCTGGGCACCCTGCCGCTGAATGAGTTTCCCGTGGGCGGCGACAAACAGGTGGCTACCACCGCCATGGGTGTCCTGGTGGGCTACGTGGGCCAAAAAGATCCCGCCTTTATAGTTACCAACGCCGACGGCAACGCCGCCTCCGGCATCAACAACATCAACCAGGCGCTGAAGATCATCCATCCCACCGCCGACGCCACCTACTTCCAGCAGCCCCAGGGCCAGGTGTACGAGCCCCTCAGCGAAGACGCCTGCGCCGGTCTCGCCGCCGCCCAGGCTCTGTTTGGTGCCCGCACCCTGTGGTGTTCCTACGAGTCCTTTGCGATCAATGGCCTGCCTATCTGGCAGACCGTCACCCAGGCCATGGCCGAACTGCGCCGCGCCACCCCCTCCACCGTTTGCCTATTTACGGCGGGGGCCCTGGAGCAAGGCCGCAACGGCTGGACCCACCAGCGCCCGGAGATCGAAAACTACTTCGCGGGCATGCTGCGCAACGGCAACGTCTACGCCCTCTTCCCCACCGATGCCAACAGCATTCAGGCTTGCTACGACTGGGCTCTGACCACCCGTAACAAAGGCGTCACCATCACCGCCAGCAAGTCGCCGCTGCCGGTACGCACCACCGTTGAGCAAACCCGCCGGGCGATCGCCGACGGTGCTGTAGAGCTGGCCACGATCCAAGGGAATCAAACCGTTGTCTTTGCTGTCATTGGCGACATGACCCTCATGCCGGTATTTGAGGCCGCAGAGCAGCTAGCCAACGCCGGCATTGGCAGTCGCATTGTGTCGGTGGTCAACCCTCGCCAGCTCTATCGCCCCACCGATGTCGCCTGGGATCTGTGCTCCGAGCCCGACGGCAGCTTCCTGGACGATGCCGGGTTTGAGCGCCTGTTTAGCGGCGACGCGCTGATCGGGGTAACGGGCGGCTCCAGCGCCATGCTCGAACCGATTATGCTGCGCAGCACGGCCCCCCGCGACACCTTCGCCTGGAAGCGGGGCGAAACCACCGCCAGCGCCGGACAAATCATGGCGTTAAACGGCCTGACGGCAGATAACTTTGTGGCCCGAGCTACGGCACTGTTGGGTTAA
- a CDS encoding DUF4126 domain-containing protein, which produces MIITELLAILSIAAATGLRLALPLLLIGLMSGPQLWANVPLLAQLPPALVLGVLATWSIAELMLSKDRYSQRFFQILELVLSPGVGALAGIGIARTLGLDSWLNLLVGLISGLLALVIQLLQVGLFFRPLRPPLWSFFVVDGLCIVLAVLAFDAPNQGGIIALLLLWLVSRTSYLWQHWPRRSQPK; this is translated from the coding sequence GTGATTATTACTGAGCTACTAGCAATTTTGTCGATCGCGGCGGCGACGGGGCTGAGGCTGGCCTTGCCCCTGCTGCTAATTGGGCTGATGTCTGGTCCTCAGCTATGGGCAAACGTGCCGCTGCTGGCTCAACTGCCGCCAGCGCTGGTGTTGGGCGTGCTAGCAACCTGGTCGATAGCAGAGTTGATGCTGTCGAAGGATCGCTATAGTCAACGGTTTTTTCAAATTTTAGAGCTGGTACTCAGCCCTGGGGTGGGAGCGTTAGCGGGCATCGGCATCGCCAGAACGCTCGGTCTCGACAGCTGGCTCAACCTCCTGGTTGGGTTAATTAGCGGGCTGTTGGCGTTAGTGATTCAACTGTTGCAGGTGGGCCTGTTTTTTCGGCCCTTGAGACCGCCCCTGTGGAGCTTTTTTGTCGTCGATGGACTATGTATTGTGCTGGCGGTACTGGCCTTTGATGCCCCCAACCAAGGGGGGATTATTGCGCTGCTACTGCTGTGGCTGGTTAGCCGCACATCGTACCTGTGGCAGCACTGGCCCAGGCGATCGCAGCCTAAGTAA
- a CDS encoding DUF4332 domain-containing protein, whose protein sequence is MATPAHPLDQLPGLSQTHAQGLAQLGLTSTDQLRRYGITVEHRQTLAKKLQVPLRYVTKWVILADLARVPAVGCQFNGLLLHAGIISVPQLAACSAQRLFTQLRRLHVATLQRNDLCPTADQVNLWIHQAKALSRA, encoded by the coding sequence ATGGCAACTCCAGCCCATCCTCTCGATCAATTGCCCGGTCTTAGCCAGACCCACGCCCAGGGCCTAGCCCAACTAGGCCTCACCAGTACCGACCAGCTGCGACGCTACGGCATTACCGTAGAGCATCGTCAGACCCTGGCCAAAAAACTCCAGGTGCCACTGCGTTACGTCACTAAGTGGGTGATCTTGGCAGACTTGGCCCGAGTCCCTGCGGTGGGTTGTCAATTTAACGGACTACTGCTGCACGCGGGCATCATATCGGTGCCACAGTTAGCAGCCTGTTCAGCCCAAAGGCTATTTACCCAACTGCGGCGGCTACATGTTGCCACTCTACAGCGCAATGATCTCTGCCCCACCGCCGACCAAGTCAACCTCTGGATTCACCAGGCCAAAGCCCTCAGCCGAGCTTAG
- a CDS encoding Crp/Fnr family transcriptional regulator, which produces MQSSSHPDNARPFLTWQRITDWAHAHYRTRTFNKDERIPTRSGLLYLVERGAVRLVGSAQGAGAASDLDDGSDEEALSSLALGLSEEAFLGFVGAGQPFEIVAQSPFMLQSFAHVDQTTVIWLYWSDLDNWPHFRREVLDAFRYQHQRKLLWLSTLGQRRTIDRLLGFLTLLIEEFGEPCESGYYLPWSLTHAQIGSAIGSTRVTVTRLMGKLRQRKLILTYKDGLIAIPGDPSAIRGA; this is translated from the coding sequence ATGCAATCATCCTCTCACCCCGACAACGCCCGACCGTTCTTGACCTGGCAACGCATTACCGATTGGGCCCACGCCCACTATCGGACTAGAACGTTTAATAAAGATGAGCGTATTCCCACCCGGTCTGGACTGCTCTACTTGGTAGAGCGGGGAGCTGTGCGGCTAGTGGGCTCTGCCCAAGGTGCTGGAGCGGCCTCCGATCTAGACGATGGCAGCGATGAAGAAGCGCTATCGTCTCTAGCATTAGGCTTGAGCGAAGAGGCTTTTTTAGGGTTTGTAGGGGCTGGGCAGCCCTTTGAAATTGTGGCTCAGTCGCCCTTTATGCTGCAAAGCTTCGCCCACGTCGATCAAACCACCGTCATCTGGCTGTACTGGAGCGATCTCGATAACTGGCCTCATTTCCGGCGTGAGGTACTCGATGCCTTTCGCTACCAACACCAGCGCAAGCTACTGTGGCTGAGCACCCTGGGGCAGCGTCGCACCATCGATCGCCTACTTGGGTTTCTCACCCTGCTGATCGAAGAATTTGGCGAGCCCTGTGAGTCGGGCTACTACCTCCCGTGGAGCCTTACCCATGCGCAAATTGGCAGCGCCATTGGCTCTACACGGGTAACGGTGACGCGTCTGATGGGCAAACTGCGCCAGCGCAAGCTGATTCTCACCTACAAAGATGGCTTGATTGCTATTCCGGGTGATCCGTCCGCCATCCGTGGGGCCTAG